In Dioscorea cayenensis subsp. rotundata cultivar TDr96_F1 chromosome 11, TDr96_F1_v2_PseudoChromosome.rev07_lg8_w22 25.fasta, whole genome shotgun sequence, a single genomic region encodes these proteins:
- the LOC120271675 gene encoding uncharacterized protein LOC120271675, translated as MSGSSSKSETTIGTTTLKTPTFKAPTRDGTVTLQYPLLTKSNYSAWALKMKLYMHAQGVWDVIEPIDPNEEIETRKDQMALAAIYQGISEETLLVLAEKETAKEAWEMLKTMHMGAECIKEAKIQTLRSEFEGLRMREAETVDDFATKLTTIVNKIRALGNKVEEAYVIKKPFRVVPSKFLQIASTIEQFGNLQMMTVEEVIGSLKAHEEQLRGYEDEKEEHILLTKAE; from the coding sequence ATGTCAGGTTCATCATCAAAGAGTGAAACAACCATCGGCACGACAACATTGAAGACTCCAACATTCAAGGCTCCAACAAGAGACGGGACGGTGACCCTCCAGTATCCGTTGCTCACGAAGAGCAACTACTCGGCATGGGCGCTCAAGATGAAGCTGTACATGCATGCACAAGGCGTGTGGGATGTCATTGAGCCTATTGATCCGAATGAGGAGATAGAGACACGGAAGGATCAGATGGCCCTTGCTGCCATCTATCAGGGTATTAGCGAGGAAACGCTCCTTGTGTTGGCTGAGAAGGAGACAGCCAAGGAGGCATGGGAGATGTTGAAGACAATGCACATGGGCGCCGAGTGCATCAAGGAGGCAAAGATCCAGACTTTGAGAAGCGAGTTTGAAGGTCTACGCATGCGTGAAGCGGAGACGGTTGATGACTTTGCCACAAAGTTGACCACAATAGTCAACAAAATTCGTGCATTGGGTAACAAGGTGGAGGAGGCCTACGTCATCAAGAAGCCCTTTCGTGTTGTCCCTTCCAAGTTTCTTCAGATTGCATCGACGATTGAGCAGTTCGGCAATCTCCAAATGATGACTGTGGAGGAGGTCATCGGGTCGCTTAAAGCCCATGAAGAGCAATTGCGGGGTTATGAggatgagaaagaagaacaCATCCTATTGACAAAGGCCGAATGA